A stretch of Oncorhynchus tshawytscha isolate Ot180627B unplaced genomic scaffold, Otsh_v2.0 Un_contig_10625_pilon_pilon, whole genome shotgun sequence DNA encodes these proteins:
- the LOC112239075 gene encoding GTPase IMAP family member 7-like translates to MERGRGTLKILFLLTLCLQAFTGQCQDAGHPSDLRIVLVGKTGSGKSATGNTILGRKMGGFKVDFTAGSVTDHCEKQSGVVDGRKINVIDTPGLYDTKRSKEEMKSEIEKAIYMSVPGPHAFLLVIRLGRFTEEEQNTVKWIQENFGEDASKYIIILFTGGDLLEDKSMVDFLNTSEELMKLVNVFKDRNHVFDNKKKNDNTQVTELLKKIDEMVMKNGGQHYTNEMYQEAQMKIEEEEERKKQEEKEREEEEIRKLVEKAREEERKRQEEEKRKEEAKKKQEEEIRKREEKARKVRKRQKEIRKKEEERLKRLKDISGKLVGLLATGVTALVSGPAAIAVGGAVLAKEAVEYAFDFFTTF, encoded by the coding sequence ATGCAGGCCACCCCTCTGACCTGAGGATAGTTCTGGTGGGGAAGACTGGATCAGGGAAGAGTGCAACAGGAAACACCATCCTGGGGAGAAAGATGGGGGGGTTTAAAGTAGACTTCACCGCTGGGTCTGTCACTGATCACTGTGAGAAAcagagtggagtggtggatgggAGGAAGATTAATGTCATCGACACCCCGGGGCTCTATGACACAAAACGGTCTAAAGAAGAGATGAAAAGTGAAATAGAAAAGGCCATCTACATGTCCGTCCCAGGACCCCACGCCTTCCTGCTGGTGATCAGACTGGGGAGGTTCACAGAGGAGGAGCAGAACACTGTGAAGTGGATCCAGGAGAACTTTGGAGAAGATGCCTCAAAGTACATCATCATTCTGTTCACTGGTGGAGACCTGCTGGAAGACAAATCAATGGTGGACTTTCTGAATACAAGTGAGGAGCTTATGAAACTCGTCAATGTCTTTAAGGACAGAAATCATGTCTTCGATAATAAAAAGAAGAATGACAACACTCAGGTCACAGAGCTGCTGAAGAAGATAGATGAGATGGTGATGAAGAATGGAGGACAACACTACACCAATGAGATGTACCAGGAGGCCCAGATGAAGatcgaagaggaggaggagaggaagaaacaggaggagaaggagagagaggaggaggagatcagAAAACTGgtagagaaggcgagagaggaggaaaggaagagacaggaggaggagaagagaaaggaggaggcgaagaagaaacaggaggaggagatcAGAAAACGGGAAGAGAAGGCGAGAAAGGTAaggaagagacagaaggagatcaggaagaaggaagaggagagactgaAAAGGTTAAAGGACATATCAGGAAAACTTGTTGGACTGTTAGCAACTGGTGTCACAGCGCTGGTTTCAGGACCAGCAGCTATTGCAGTTGGAGGTGCTGTACTTGCAAAAGAGGCAGTTGAATATGCATTTGATTTTTTCACAACATTCTAA